CCCGTCCAAGATGGTTCTCCGAAATGATGCGCAAATCGCCGTTGAATTTTATGGCTGCTGATGAGCGGCCACTGTATGAGAACACCAGTAAGTTTGAACGATGTCTGGCACGGCTGTTTTTTTGGCCTTGGGCTACATCAGGCCTTGTATTACTTTTACTCGCTATTCTTTCAAGCTGCGAAATCATTGACTGAATAATACGCCCCATGCGGCTCCTCAGTGCTGCATTCCCATCACCAATATCTTCATTAGCAAATAAAACGCAATAAATGCGAGCGCAGCCAGCACTAGCAAAACGCCCAGCAAAATATTCAGCACAAAAACAAACATATTGGGATGCAGGCTTTTTTGCTTGCCGGTTGCATACACGAGCGCCGCGCCAATGAATAAATAAAACACCGCTTCCGCTATTGAAAACTGACCGTTTACCAGCGCTGTATAGCCAACTGAAGACCAGACCAGCACGGCTATCAATAAAATAAAACAGGGCATATTTATCGTTTTCTTGGTGGCTGCAAAATCGGACAGATCACGCGTGAGTGCCGGGTTTGACCGCCGCAAAACGCAGGCGGACGTAATCCGCCGTCCAGTTGCCCTGGGCGTCACAAAGACGGGGCTTCAGCTTCTCGACAACCGTGGTAATCAAATCATCGCGCTGCGACTCTGGCAGCACGTTGGTGTAAGGCTGAGCAAATGTTCTGAGCCACCCTCCCACATCGCCAGGCAAAGGCGTCGCGCGGGGAATGAGCGCTACTTTTGTCACTTCGAAACCAGCCTGCTCGAGCATTGTCTGATACGCATCTGGCGTCGGAAAAAACCAGGGGCATTCTGCAGGGACTCCCAGCCCGTGCAACTCCGACTCAAGCGCATCGATAATCGTGGCCACATTGCCTGCACCACCAAACTCACCAACAAACCGACCACCCGGTCTGAGCGCAGCCCACACCCCTGCTATGACAGCCTCCGGTCGCAGCATCCAGTGCAAGGCGGCATTGGAAAAGACGGCATCGAATCTCTCGACAAACGGAAGCTGATGCCCGTCACAAACGGACGCCTGCAAGCCACTGGATATCGCTGCCGCAATCATGTCCGGGCTGGCATCGATCCCCACTACATCGCAGCCTGATCGCTGCAGCTTCAAAGCCAGTGTGCCATCTCCGCAGCCCAGATCGAGTATGGATTCCCCCTTCACCGGGGCAAGCCATTCAATCACCGGCATCCCCAGTTCGGATACAAAGCCTGCATTTGCGCTGTAATCCTGAGGATTCCAGTGTTGCGTGGATCCTGAATTCATTATTTATTCCTTTAAACAGTCAAGCCTTGGCCAACACGTATGCCCCGGCGCCCAGCATAAACCCGCCAGCCGTCATATTCAGCGTGCGTCTTGCCCTGAATCCGTCAACCAGCGACAACACCCTGCCAGCAACGCCAGCATACGCCAGTTTTGCCCCACCGACCGCTACGACAGTGATGATCACAATCAGGGCAATATCCGCAAGGGTAACAGCGCCCAAATCGACAAAGGCGGGAAACAGGCTGGCATAGAAAAAAATGGCTTTCACATCGCCGAGGGTAACAATCAGGCCAGAAGCAAAATTCGCTGACAGCGACGCTGCAGAGTGATCAACAGACCTGACGGGTAAGAATGCCTTGGCGCGCAGCAGACTGATACCAAACCAGATCAGGTAAAGGCCCGCCATATAGCGCAAGACCAGGAAAAATCCTCCCATCACTTCCGCCAGCGCCACCATACCGAGAACAGCGAAAAACACGAAGACGAGATCACCCAGTACGATACCAGCCGCCACTGCAGCCCCACTCCAGAACCCGGCTGTCGAGGATCTGACCACAACCAGGGCTACGCTGGTGCTGGGAATCAGCGCCAGGATTGTCATCACGACAAACAGCGCAACTATTTCAATCAGGTTCATGGTCATTTCCATCGCAGATACCTCAGCTTTATCCCTCTGGCAGCGCATGCTTCAGGCAAACGGCGAAAGTATCAGTCACCAGCAAGCCCGCGCAGAAATTGACTCAACAGATCATCCAGTTGCTTGCGCTGCTCCTCCGAAAGAACAGACACCAGTTTAGCCTGCGTTTCGACATGTGCGGCCACCGCTTGATCAATCAGGTCATATCCTTGAGTAGTAAGAGGAAAAGGCCGTGGGCCGCCCATGTTTTTTCCATGCTGTGGTCAAGCTGCTGATTAAGCAGCTTGACCCGGCCAAGTGTGCCCATCGGTGCATCGCCGTATAGCGGATGCAGCTAATCCCCAGCAGGTGGCTGATAGCGCTGATGGCCAGGATCGGTTGATCCGCGCCGTGCGGCCACCACAAGGGCTGGAAGATGCTTTGGTCGTTCTGACTTGCTCCTTGCTGTCCCGCGTGAAAACGGGGCAGCGCATTCTGATCGTCGGCGGCGCAGCGCGCCTTTAGATGTCGCGTGAGTTGATTGACGGTGCTTTTGCTGGGCGAAATGCCAATGCAAACCCAAGGAAACTTTGGACTTTGCCCAAGGGACTGGCTTACTCTCTGATCAAATCAGGGAGTAAGCCAGTCCCGCATCCGGACACGGACAGTCTGCTATTCCCCTTTTTGCATTATCACAACCACGCCATATTCGCATGCAAAATTGACCGATCAACTCAACGCTAGCTGGGCTGATCGGCAAATAAGCGCGGGGCAGGAAAACAGAGGCACTTATGCGTATTGTCTTCGGCTTGCTGATTACCTTTGCAGTGATTTCTCATTCATTGGCTACTGAACTCAAGCAGTTCGATTTTCAACCGGATGCAACGCCAGCAGAAACGACAGACAGTCCATCAGTCTGTGCATTTAGTGATCTGACGCTCCCTGACGATTTTGCGGTTTTCGCGGCGGGTGCCTATTCAGGTCGCAAGATCTCGTATCAGATTGATCAAAGTGGACATGAAGGCACCCAGATCGACGTAGCTGTAAACAGCCCGGACAAGCCTGTAGTACTCATGCTCGGAGCTTATGAACCCACGATCTGGAACATCGGTTGGTCTGAGAGAACCCATATTCTCGCCGTGCTCGTGAGTGGGTACCATCGTCAGGTAGTCGCCGGGTTAGAAAGCGGCGTACCCTTACTTGCAAGCACACAGAACAACCGGGGGCCATGTGGCTATTTCTACGTAAAACCGGATAACCTTGCACCGCTGAATCCTCTCGCCAAACGAGTCTTCGGCCAGCCAGTAGACATGGTTTTCCCGGCGCAGAACGGCACAGTGGTCATTGGTGACCCCATCGATCAAGGAACCACCCTGGTGACCTCTGATGAGGTCACACCGGAATCCTTTCGTGACGAGTCCGCCCCCATTGCCGGTCAGGCCGGTTTACAGGATGCAGTAAACAAGGGTTTGTTGCGTAGAGCCACCGAAAGCGATGCTTCAGCATGGTCGGATGCCGTTTTCCAGAATTCACCCCAACCTGATTTACCACCGATTGCCGGTCAGGGTGTTCCACGACCGCCCAAGCCACCCATCATCAATGCGTACGTCGTTCTCAAGGATTTTGTCTATCCCGCAGGTTTGTATGGCGCAAATTCAGCCACATTTCTGATACCCGAGGGCGTGCGAAGGCCAGAAGGCAATCCCGGGCACTCAGCCGTTTATGATTTCAACACCTTGAGTTGCACTGGTCCTTTATGCAATACCCGTTAGCCAGGGGCCTGCCCAACGATGGTCCTCTGTTCAAATAGACGAGTAAAATGGTTTTTTAAAACGTTTTTCAAGGAATGCCTGTGAGAATTTGTGTTTTCTGCGGCTCAAGTGCCGGCAATCATCCTGTGTATGTTGAAGCAGCCCAGCAACTGGGGACGGCGCTGGCCAAGGCCGGAATCGGCCTGGTATACGGTGGTGCCCAAGTCGGCTTGATGGGCGCAGTAGCTGATGCGGCGCTGGCCGCCGGGGGTGAAGTCATTGGTGTGATTCCGCGTCACCTGGTTGAACGCGAACTGGCCCACGAAGGCCTGAGCGAGCTTCGCGAAGTAAACTCCATGCATGAACGCAAGGCGATGATGGCGGACCTGTCCGACGGATTTATCGCCCTGCCCGGCGGTGTCGGTACCTTTGAAGAGCTTTTTGAAATCTGGACCTGGGCCCAGCTCGGGCATCACCAGAAGCCATGTGCACTGCTGAACATCGGCGACTACTACAACAAGCTGATCGGCTTTCTTGACCACGCCATGAACGAAGGCTTTATCAAGCAACCTTACCGCGAGATGCTGATCGTTGCGTCAAATGTGGACACCGTTCTGGCCAGGGTACAAGCCTACGAAGCACCCAAGGTGGCAAAGTGGATGGGGGCGAACCAGCGATAAAGGCATCCACCCAATCGCCCGAGCAATAATAAAACAGACGCCCCCATGGGGGGAAGGCATGTGCTGCCGGGAGCTGAATGGGCGGACTTAACACCAGGAGCCCTGTCGTTCTGACCCAATATTACTGAAAAAGTGTGACTAATCTCACAAATCGAAATCAAGTGCTTGACCATATATACAGCATCTATCTATCTTTCATCGCTCAAATGTGGAGAAGGAGTGCCCAATGAGCGATTGTCCGGAGTCCGTTATTGGACTGAGACTGGATCAAGAGAGCACAAGAGAAGTTGAAAGGATTCGCAGGAAGTATGAAGCAAGTCTCTGGATCAATGCCTTGCTTTCTGTTGCAGTCATTAACAGTATATTTACCCGCAGTTCTCCACCTGTTGCTGGTTGGAATATCACCCAAGTGGATTGGCAAAGTTACAGTAAAGCCATGATTAACGTCCCCATGATCACCCGAGGAGCCATTGAGCGTGATATGAAACTAATGGTTTTACATTATGAGATGCCGGGCAACTACGATTATAAACACTCACAGTTTTGGCGAGGACTCCTGAATGGTTGCGCGATGCCTTAATTTATTGATTATCACAGCGGCTTTGGGCGGTCCAGTGTTGGCTTGGGCGTCTTCTGGAAATGATCGGCATCACGAAAACCAGCCTGTGGTGGACTATCTTTCTCATAGCGCACGCCTTGAAATAAAGCAGCTTGAACAGGAAATAGAGCGATGCTCCCATGCGGCCAGGTCCCGGGAGATATCGCAGGACGAGGTGTTAGCTGATCTTCAATCCGAATACGGAAGAGAAGCATTGATCAGCGCTTTGGGGCACCTTCATTTTCGCAATCAACTGCAGTGTGAGCTGGCTGCCAGGCAGTCTCTGTCATACACGCTGGCAACACTCGATAGCGTAGCGGATGATGAAGCGGTTATTGTTGACGAGATTGCCAGTTACCCGCGCAGCCTGCTGTATCCGAGTGCTCGGGAACTTGCGTACGAGCTTCGATACGAGGATCTGCCTTCTGAACTCAAAGGCAGCCTGGAAGCACTCCTCGGGAGTGAGCCTTTTGATTTGCTGACGGTACTGGACTTCGATAAATAAAGGTTGCCACATTGCAGGCCAAAAACCCGAAAGTTGCCGGCATCAGCCATCAGCACGTGACTGGCATCTTCGGGGTCATCATATGAACAGGCGCTTAATCATCCCTCTCAAAGGCTTTCCACTTGCGATTGCCGGATTGAAGAAATTCAGACCGCCAGGATACGGCGATGACGCCCACCGCCAGCAGCAGAGTGGCGCCGCTTCCGGCTTTGAAACCAAGCTGTGACGTAAAAATCCACCAGAAAACCAGTAGCGCTACAACACCGAATATAACGACAAAAGGCGTTGATCGCTTTTTACCCAGCTGGCCAGCAATGGGCCTGCCAAGGGCACTGCTGGCCCGGTTGTTATCGTCAGTGGATTGTCGATGTTTATCCATAGCCACCCAAACTACCTTAGCCAGCAGGTGCTGGAAACCCAGCCAACAAAATGAATCATATGTTGATCTGCCAAAGGGTGATCGATTGATGAATTTTACACGACCGCTTGAATCTAAATGATAACTATTTACAATGCTCCGACATTTAGTTCATGGAGCATCATAAAATGGAAGCCCACCCATTAAGTCGACAGGTCAGTTTCGCCCTCCTCTGTCTTGCTGTTGCCACACCTGCCTACCTGCAGGCAGCCCCCAAATCTCTCGATGCTCTGGTTGTCGTTGGCAGCCGCACCCCGGCCCAGATCAGCGAGATTCCCGGCACCGTGTGGGTGCTGGAAGGCGAAGAGCTGGAAGAGCAATTCCGTGCCGGTCAGGACCTCAAAACCGTACTTGGCAAGCTGGTTCCCGGCATGGACCTGGCTCCGGAAACGCGCACTAATTACGGTCAGAATATGCGCGGGCGCAGCGTCCTGGTGATGATCGATGGCGTATCCCTGAACGGTTCACGCGGATTGAGCCGACAGTTCGATTCCATTGACCCGTTCAATGTAGAGCGCATCGAGGTGCTTTCCGGCGCTTCAGCCATTTACGGCGGTGGCAGTACCGGGGGCATCGTCAACATCATCAGCAAAAAAGGGCATGCGGGCAGTACCCGATTCAGTACCGAGCTGGGCGGCTCCAGTGGTTTCAATAACAGTGAAGACCGCACCTTGCGAGCTGGCCAGGCAATCGCAGGCGGCAATGAGCGTATCAGCGGCCGACTTGCCATTGCCGCGCAGGACAAGGGTGCCATGGTCGATGGCAACGGCAACCCGATCATGCCGGACATCTCCCAGACCGACCTGCAGTTCAACCGCAGCGTCGATATTCTCGGCAGCACCCAGATCAGGATCGATGACAATCAGCGCCTGGACTTGATGGCTCAACTCTACGATTCGGGATATAACGGTGATCAGGGTGTCTGGCTTGGCCCCTACCTCAGTGAAATCAACAACCCGGACATTCGTGATGGCTTCTCCAGCGATCGTGAGCCGGGGACCGAACGCTATATGGTCAACCTGGCTTACCAACACCTGGATTTCCTTGGTCATACTGCGTATGTGCAAGCGTCGGTCCGCAATGAAGAATCCAGCTTTCATCCCTACCCTTACCAGCGGGCAAGCTTGCCACAAAGCTATTTTGGCGCCTCGCGCCAGGATACCCGTCAATACCTTCTCAAGGGGCTATTGGCCAAAAACCTGGGTAAGGTCAAGCTCAGCTACGGCGTCGATCTGGATCGCGAGGACTTCGCCGCCAGCCAGATGATCTTCGATAACGCAAGCTCCTTCCCCAGTGGTGGGCTGGTGTTCAATGAGGAGTTTACCGTCGACCGCTACCCCGATTATCGGGTTGAAGGCATTGCCGCCTATCTGCAAGGGGAATGGCAGGCAACAGACCGCCTGCAATTGAATGCCGGTATCCGCCAACGCTACGCACGCCTTGAAATGGAGCCCTTCATAGGCACCCAGCAAGCCGTTGAGGCAGAACGCGGACTGGTAGAGGGTGCAGATGCCATACCGGGTGGCGAGAGTGATTACGATGTAACCCTGCTGAATGCCGGCGCCATCTATAAACTGAACAACGGTCACCAGATATGGGCCAACGTCAGTCAGGGCTTTGAAATCCCGGACCCTGGCAAAGTCGCCGGACGCGGCAGTTACAGCCTGCAAGGTAACCGCTACATTCTGACCAATTCGTTGAACATTGACGACAACCCGATCCCTGGCCTGAAAACCAATCAGGTCGAATTCGGTTGGCGAACCTATCAAGCCCGCTGGGATGCCCAGCTGGCCAGTTACTACACCTGGTCCGACAAGGAAGCCCAGACCAACCGCACAACGCTGACCGTGGATGTCGTCGACCGTAAAACCCGGGACTACGGCATTGAAGGCGCACTCAACTGGCGCGCCGACGAACAATGGTCATTCGGCGCCAGTGCTCACTACGTGCGCTCTGAAATCGAAGACAGCACCGGTAGCTGGCAGAAAAACCTGGTGACCGCTGCCAGCCTGCCCAATGCCACCGCCTTCGTGCGTTGGCAGAAAAACCGTAGCTCGGTACGCCTGCAGGGAGCCAAGGCCTTTGATATCAGCGATGATGCTGGTGACAAGATCGAGGGCTATACGACCTTTGACCTCATGGCATCCCATCCGTTGCCGCTAGGCCAGCTCGACCTGGCCGTTACCAACCTGCTGGATACGCAGTACGACACCGTATGGGGCCAACGGGCCCAGCTGTTCTACGGATTTGAATCACTGTTCGACTTCAAGGGCCAGGGCCGCACCTACACGTTGACCTACTCCGTAGACTACTGAGGTATTGCTGCTGGACACCAGGTCATTTCAAGTGACAGCGGTAACCGAAACATTCCGGGCAGGTAACGGTTGCCAGGTTTCAGCACCAGACCAAGCCCTTATAAGGTGACATTTCAAGTTCGGCCAGACGCGATTGCAGTGTACCGCAATGCAGTTCCAGACGATGGCCATTGGGGTCGAGCAGGTACAGGGAGTCGCCTTCACTGGTATTTTGTTGCCACTCCCTGACGCCTGCCTGTTGCAGCTTGTTGCGCAACGCTGCAAGCTCTTGATCACCGACACTGAATGCAATGTGGGTATAGTCCTTCGCGGGCTCAGGCTCGCCCAGACTCAAACATAACCAGGTGTCGCCGGCACTGAGGTAGGCGCCAGTATCCCAGAACACATGCAACTTCATTCCCATCAAGTCGCGGTAGAACGCGATGGACGCAGTCAAATCCCTGACTGAAAAAGTAATGTGGTTGATGCCGGTAATCATGAATCCGAGTCCCCGGGGGCAATGTTACTGATACAGGCTACACCAGAGCGAAATCGAGTGCCCAATGGATACCGATATTCTCGATGTCGTCAGTGCCCAGATTCCCGGTTGCTGACCGGCGCTTCTTCAGCCGCCATATTCAGATGACTCAGGTATTTGTCGTAGAACTGGTTGGTAAAAAGCTCGCCGGGATCATGCGCACGTTTGAGTGCGACAAACTCCGTCGCCTGGGGATATGCCTGCAGAAACTGATCAAGGGTCGCGTGTGGCCGGTACGGCAGGTAATAGCGACCGCCCAGATCCAGGCTGGCATCGATCAGCTCGCGGGTCATGTCACGCATGCTCTCCTCGCCCGCTTCTGTGCGCGCCTGACTAAAAAGCATGACAAGCGCCAACATATCCTGGTCGGCATAGCTCATAAAGGTCTCAGTGTCCTGCTGGACATCTCGGACAGTGACATTCAACAGATCCAGACCGTGCCGCGGAATAATGTCTCGGGCATGAACCAGAAAAGCAGCAAACTGATTCGAAGGCACAAAGTACTCATGAAGGATGTCGGTTTGCTCTTCCTTGCGATTTGTAAACAAAGACACATCGGTATCGAGCAACTGATTTCGCGCCACGAATCGCCCACCGAGCTTCTCGCCCAACCGGGTTTCCAAAGTCCAGCGCAGGCGTTTTCCATAGTCGCTGCCGACCGAACCACGAAAAACAGTACGTCGCAGAGGGTCCAGATTTGACGCGGTCAGCGGCGGTAGCGAATCCGTTTTTTGATCGGTTGTCCGATAGACAGTCAAGATCATGTCTTCAAGAAAACCACTCTCGGTCACCCGTAGACGACCGAAAGCCATTTCAGCTGCTTCGTCCTCTCTCACGTGTTCCTGATATGCCCTGGAAAACCGCTCTGCCGGCATCGAATAGCGTGATACCTCATACCACTCGTTGGGAACCGTCCAGAGTTCTGCTTCGAGGATAATGCCGAACAGTCCGTAGCCACCCAGCACCAGGTTGAACAGCTGTGAATTTTCCTTTCGACTGCAGCGCACTATGCGACCATCAGCCATGAGCAGGCTGAACGCCTTTACCGAGGACGAAATCGGCGGTCGGTTGGCCTGCCAACCGTGCACATTGACACTCAGTGAGCCCCCGACCGAAAAGGAGCTATCCGATTGCATGATCGCCACGGAGCGGCCATGCCGATCGAGAAAGGGAATAACATCGGACCACAGTGCCCCAGCCTGGACGGTCAGCACCGCACCGTCTTCATCCAGCGACATACCGCGGAACGGGAGCATATTGATAACGATGCCGCCCGGTGCGATTGTGTGGCCGCCCATCGAGTGCCTGGCACCTGAAATCGATACCGGCAGTTGATCTTGTCGTGCCCGGTTCAACAGCGCTGCCAGCTCTTGTTCGGCGTCACGAGGCGATTCAGGTATCGCCCACAGCTCATCGACGGGTACCGCATTAAGCCGGCTCGCATCATCAGTCTGGCCAGCGGGAACCGGCCGAATCGATTGCTTATCAGACGCCGCCGTAACCGAGGGTGTTCAAAACTCTGTGTCACCGACAGCAGCGTCACAGACTGATGTATTCGTCCAGGCGCTCGGGGAAGTGGATGGCCATCTGCGACAGCGTCAGGTTCCAGTTCTGAACGGGGTGGGTCCAGCGCTCGGATGCCTTGAGTATACCGGCATAGAGCAGCTTCAGTAAGGCGTTCTCACTGGCAAAGCCGCCCTTGGTCTTGGTCAGCTTGCGGAACTGGCGATGCACAGCCTCCACCGCATTGGTGGTGTAAATCGCAGTGCGGACGTAATCGGGATATTTGAAGTAGGCCGATAGGGTTGGCCATTTGCCCCGCCAAGACTTGATCACCATTGGATATTTCTCGCCCCATTTGGCTTCCAGTTCATCGAGTGCGATTTCTGCGGCGTTCAGCGTTGCAGCCTTGTAGACGGGCTTCAGATCAGCCATGAAGGCTTTCTGGTTTTTCGATGCGACATACTTCAGCGAGTTGCGGATCTGGTGAATCACGCAATGCTGGATTTCCGTTTTCGGGTAAATGCTCTCGATGGCTTCCGGGAAGCCTTTCAGGCCATCTACACAGGCGATCAGGATGTCCTTAACGCCACGATTGTAGAGGTCTGTCAGCACGGAGAGCCAGTGATGGGCGCCTTCCTGGTCGGACAGATACAGGCCAAGCAGCTCCTTCTTTCCCTCGATGTTCAGGGCGAGAATGGTGTAGATGGCCTTGCTGACGTAACGCCCGTTTTCCTTGATTTTGTAGTGAATGGCGTCAAGCCAGACAATTGGATAGATGACTTCAAGATCACGCTCTCGCCATGCCTGTAGCTCTGGCAGAAGTTTGTCGGTGACAGCATTGATGGTGCCGTTGGACAGCTCAATATCATATAACTCAGCAATGTGAGCGCGGATGTCCTGGTAGCTGTTGCCGAGCGCAAACAGGGCCAGGATTTTGCGCTCCAGCTCATCGGTCAGGTGCGTCTGGTGTTTCTTGATAAGCTGGGGCTCGAAGGTGCCGCTGCGGTCACGGGGCGTCTTCAATTCGAAGCTGCCGACGGGGCCTTTCATGGTCTTGCCAGTCGTGCCATTCTTGCGGTTCGGCGTGGCCTCTTTGGCAAGATGATTGTCCAACTCAGCCTGCATGGCGGCTTCGGTGAGTTGCTTGATCAACGGCGTGAGAATGCCGTCTTTACCGGTCAAATCCTGGCCGTCACGCAGGGCTTGCAGGGCGGCGTCAATGTCGAATGTGGGTTTGCTCATGGTTCACCTCTCTGATGAGTAGATTAAAGAGGTGACACAGAATTATGAACACTACCCCGTAACCAGTAGATGAGTTGCGGGAAGGCCAAGCGCCAATACAACCCCAACAGCCACCGAAACCTTCACTATTTGTTTGAAGCGCACCGTCAGTCTCATCTATTCAGTCATTTACTCAGCCTTGCGCATACTCGCAAGTTGATGAAAGCGCTTTAATTGCCTGTTCATGCCTGCTTGACTTCAATGAACCACTTGGGCTCCATTGCATTGAAATCCGTTCGGATATTCGATGGCAAATAGCTTGCAGAGTCCAGCACAAAAGCCCGACCATTCTCGCGTTTGAAAACAACCCAGTGCCAGTAGTTTCTGCCATCTTCCCGGTAATGCTTTATGGACAGCAATGCCAGATCCGGCAATGTATTCCATGATTCAAACGGAATCTCGTCGTCAGACGTTGCTACCCCGGCATGCGACAGGATTCTTCGTACATAGCGGGTATCCGACCAGAGCGCTTTGTCGTCAGCATGGATGCCCAGGGCATTTGCTGCGAGCTTCATTTCCGAGTAGGTCTTGCCCAGAATGTTGGCAACAGAGGCAATGCCACATCCGGTGGTTTCTTCCTGTATCACGGGCTTCAGCAAGCGTTACTCCTTGATCTGTGACCTGAAGCTTGAAAGGCGCGAGCCTGAACCAGACGCGCAGCCATATTCATGGCTTTGGGTTCGATTGCAGTCTTTTATTGAGCAACCCCGGGGTTTTGAGCAGCAATTTGAGCAAAAGCTCAA
This sequence is a window from Halopseudomonas salegens. Protein-coding genes within it:
- a CDS encoding class I SAM-dependent methyltransferase — protein: MPVIEWLAPVKGESILDLGCGDGTLALKLQRSGCDVVGIDASPDMIAAAISSGLQASVCDGHQLPFVERFDAVFSNAALHWMLRPEAVIAGVWAALRPGGRFVGEFGGAGNVATIIDALESELHGLGVPAECPWFFPTPDAYQTMLEQAGFEVTKVALIPRATPLPGDVGGWLRTFAQPYTNVLPESQRDDLITTVVEKLKPRLCDAQGNWTADYVRLRFAAVKPGTHA
- a CDS encoding LysE family translocator produces the protein MNLIEIVALFVVMTILALIPSTSVALVVVRSSTAGFWSGAAVAAGIVLGDLVFVFFAVLGMVALAEVMGGFFLVLRYMAGLYLIWFGISLLRAKAFLPVRSVDHSAASLSANFASGLIVTLGDVKAIFFYASLFPAFVDLGAVTLADIALIVIITVVAVGGAKLAYAGVAGRVLSLVDGFRARRTLNMTAGGFMLGAGAYVLAKA
- a CDS encoding LOG family protein; translation: MPVRICVFCGSSAGNHPVYVEAAQQLGTALAKAGIGLVYGGAQVGLMGAVADAALAAGGEVIGVIPRHLVERELAHEGLSELREVNSMHERKAMMADLSDGFIALPGGVGTFEELFEIWTWAQLGHHQKPCALLNIGDYYNKLIGFLDHAMNEGFIKQPYREMLIVASNVDTVLARVQAYEAPKVAKWMGANQR
- a CDS encoding TonB-dependent receptor; protein product: MEAHPLSRQVSFALLCLAVATPAYLQAAPKSLDALVVVGSRTPAQISEIPGTVWVLEGEELEEQFRAGQDLKTVLGKLVPGMDLAPETRTNYGQNMRGRSVLVMIDGVSLNGSRGLSRQFDSIDPFNVERIEVLSGASAIYGGGSTGGIVNIISKKGHAGSTRFSTELGGSSGFNNSEDRTLRAGQAIAGGNERISGRLAIAAQDKGAMVDGNGNPIMPDISQTDLQFNRSVDILGSTQIRIDDNQRLDLMAQLYDSGYNGDQGVWLGPYLSEINNPDIRDGFSSDREPGTERYMVNLAYQHLDFLGHTAYVQASVRNEESSFHPYPYQRASLPQSYFGASRQDTRQYLLKGLLAKNLGKVKLSYGVDLDREDFAASQMIFDNASSFPSGGLVFNEEFTVDRYPDYRVEGIAAYLQGEWQATDRLQLNAGIRQRYARLEMEPFIGTQQAVEAERGLVEGADAIPGGESDYDVTLLNAGAIYKLNNGHQIWANVSQGFEIPDPGKVAGRGSYSLQGNRYILTNSLNIDDNPIPGLKTNQVEFGWRTYQARWDAQLASYYTWSDKEAQTNRTTLTVDVVDRKTRDYGIEGALNWRADEQWSFGASAHYVRSEIEDSTGSWQKNLVTAASLPNATAFVRWQKNRSSVRLQGAKAFDISDDAGDKIEGYTTFDLMASHPLPLGQLDLAVTNLLDTQYDTVWGQRAQLFYGFESLFDFKGQGRTYTLTYSVDY
- the fos gene encoding fosfomycin resistance glutathione transferase, which translates into the protein MITGINHITFSVRDLTASIAFYRDLMGMKLHVFWDTGAYLSAGDTWLCLSLGEPEPAKDYTHIAFSVGDQELAALRNKLQQAGVREWQQNTSEGDSLYLLDPNGHRLELHCGTLQSRLAELEMSPYKGLVWC
- a CDS encoding FAD-binding protein, with the protein product MRPVPAGQTDDASRLNAVPVDELWAIPESPRDAEQELAALLNRARQDQLPVSISGARHSMGGHTIAPGGIVINMLPFRGMSLDEDGAVLTVQAGALWSDVIPFLDRHGRSVAIMQSDSSFSVGGSLSVNVHGWQANRPPISSSVKAFSLLMADGRIVRCSRKENSQLFNLVLGGYGLFGIILEAELWTVPNEWYEVSRYSMPAERFSRAYQEHVREDEAAEMAFGRLRVTESGFLEDMILTVYRTTDQKTDSLPPLTASNLDPLRRTVFRGSVGSDYGKRLRWTLETRLGEKLGGRFVARNQLLDTDVSLFTNRKEEQTDILHEYFVPSNQFAAFLVHARDIIPRHGLDLLNVTVRDVQQDTETFMSYADQDMLALVMLFSQARTEAGEESMRDMTRELIDASLDLGGRYYLPYRPHATLDQFLQAYPQATEFVALKRAHDPGELFTNQFYDKYLSHLNMAAEEAPVSNRESGH
- a CDS encoding IS256 family transposase, translating into MSKPTFDIDAALQALRDGQDLTGKDGILTPLIKQLTEAAMQAELDNHLAKEATPNRKNGTTGKTMKGPVGSFELKTPRDRSGTFEPQLIKKHQTHLTDELERKILALFALGNSYQDIRAHIAELYDIELSNGTINAVTDKLLPELQAWRERDLEVIYPIVWLDAIHYKIKENGRYVSKAIYTILALNIEGKKELLGLYLSDQEGAHHWLSVLTDLYNRGVKDILIACVDGLKGFPEAIESIYPKTEIQHCVIHQIRNSLKYVASKNQKAFMADLKPVYKAATLNAAEIALDELEAKWGEKYPMVIKSWRGKWPTLSAYFKYPDYVRTAIYTTNAVEAVHRQFRKLTKTKGGFASENALLKLLYAGILKASERWTHPVQNWNLTLSQMAIHFPERLDEYISL